The Lutibacter sp. Hel_I_33_5 genome has a window encoding:
- a CDS encoding proprotein convertase P-domain-containing protein: protein MIKKNFRVDAFVGMLFSKKTITKAIFLFVILTSLNLTAQTCSDYTVNPNTTITTAANVTYNTTINVPDSFTISDVNVSVNITHTWNSDLEIFLISPTGTRVELSTANGGSGENYNATFDDASTNNLPTNNSTINGTFNPEGNLSDFNSENSSGNWTLEVTDAIEFDGGTINTVTLNLCYEIDTDNDGVPDSVDIDDDNDGILDKDECKGTTPDISDFNNYTNSNTSGWQLINSTQVFNQEDNINNDTFSSPTINFSNIGLETLELTFDIRTNGINDFINSSQIATLEFVINGVIYATFSNLSANTTATAVASNGATVSPATFSVTTTTGAFTSITLSIPNPKINNTIDWVFTANGDDFYIKNLDWSGASATALCTDTDNDGIIDKLDLDSDNDGCPDAIEASVHSTLQSSGIKTDGITDNTENAVINTSLDAVGDNGFAASLESNDTSSATANDAFIATNYATYALDNTKSGCGIAMITQVVQTTSPGANRYIEITNIHSTAVVPANSLVLSLFQNKTGDQTGVSPTYTATNNTVLNPGESLLFKRGSSSLITNVNAPSIVDTNITRLWDGNDILTLSTAKNNLTWESKTDVINSITNNTGYVRIDSVIEPNATYTASEWVAFVDDNLDPYRDLANGGPERHPHDPLYSEIATSNTEANTLLGLHRTKLTARTNGAWNNGFPDRSRNVHINQHYNHTGVRLSARELLVQNNKNLTIDNNLLVVTNDIELRFTNDQIRLVGNSQLIQTHTDATKITGDGKLYIDQNSEVPSKYRYNYLSSPVNTVGSSTFSIEDVLKDGTNPTSFSGTPGNNMAQDITFVGGYDGNTSSPIAIADYWIYTYASGDGGRSNWSRKGKAGDIPQTDGFTFKGPGQAQNYTFSGTPKDGNLPTAIGANESYLVGNPYASAMSAKKFIEDNIDAIDGTLYFWQHAGEEDTSTDTSGHNFAGYVGGYSTRNISMGLSADQVTSNDNSDDSTPSLGSGSYTAPKPYIAVGQGFFISGDTDGGAITFNNSQREYKTEGTESVFFRTASAAKKVTKVRKNTLPIIKLGLDYKDQNDAGLHRQIGISFNKNNTFASDKGYDSKVYVESNTDFYWKFDEDENKYAIAGVQAITPELEVPLELVVENAGELTIKIDEWQYINRNVFLKDIENDTIYKLNDSKATLNLASGTYTDRFALAFDSENEDEATKETKNPLKVFYNKKNNRIVVVKKDKIKVKQVSLFRINSRKVQNWNIKKQRNKFKLKLRKKFSKGLYVVKIKTNKGIINKKIVIKN from the coding sequence ATGATAAAAAAGAATTTTAGAGTTGATGCATTTGTGGGAATGCTATTCTCAAAAAAAACAATTACAAAAGCAATTTTTCTATTTGTAATTTTAACATCTCTTAATTTAACTGCACAAACTTGTAGTGATTATACCGTAAATCCAAATACAACAATTACAACAGCAGCTAATGTAACGTATAACACAACCATAAACGTACCAGACAGTTTTACGATTTCTGATGTAAATGTTTCTGTAAACATTACACATACTTGGAATAGTGATTTAGAAATATTTCTTATATCACCTACAGGTACTAGAGTAGAACTATCTACAGCAAATGGAGGAAGCGGCGAGAATTACAATGCTACATTTGATGACGCTTCTACGAACAACTTACCAACAAATAATTCAACAATCAACGGGACTTTTAATCCTGAAGGGAATCTTAGTGATTTTAATTCAGAAAATTCAAGTGGAAATTGGACTTTAGAAGTAACAGATGCAATTGAATTTGATGGTGGTACAATTAACACAGTAACACTTAATTTATGTTATGAAATTGATACTGATAATGATGGTGTTCCTGACTCAGTTGACATTGATGATGATAATGATGGTATTTTAGATAAAGACGAATGTAAAGGTACCACACCAGATATTTCGGATTTTAATAATTACACAAATTCTAATACAAGTGGCTGGCAATTAATTAATTCAACCCAGGTTTTTAATCAAGAAGATAATATTAATAATGATACTTTTTCTTCACCAACCATCAATTTTTCTAACATTGGTTTAGAAACTTTAGAGCTCACTTTTGATATCAGAACAAATGGTATAAATGATTTTATTAATTCATCACAAATAGCAACTTTAGAGTTTGTTATAAATGGAGTTATATATGCAACATTTTCAAACCTATCAGCGAATACAACTGCTACCGCTGTAGCCTCAAATGGTGCAACTGTAAGCCCTGCTACTTTTTCAGTTACTACAACTACAGGCGCTTTCACCTCTATTACGTTATCTATACCAAATCCAAAAATAAATAACACAATAGATTGGGTATTTACTGCAAATGGAGATGATTTTTATATTAAAAATCTAGATTGGTCTGGTGCATCTGCAACTGCTTTATGTACAGATACAGATAATGATGGAATTATAGATAAGTTAGATTTAGATTCAGATAATGATGGCTGTCCAGATGCAATAGAAGCATCTGTACATTCTACATTACAAAGTAGTGGTATAAAAACAGATGGTATAACAGACAACACAGAAAATGCAGTTATAAACACTAGTTTAGACGCAGTTGGTGACAATGGTTTTGCAGCTAGTTTAGAAAGTAACGATACTAGTTCTGCAACAGCAAACGATGCTTTTATTGCTACTAATTATGCAACATATGCATTAGATAATACAAAAAGTGGTTGTGGTATAGCAATGATAACACAAGTAGTACAAACTACAAGTCCTGGCGCAAATAGATATATAGAAATTACGAATATTCATTCAACTGCGGTTGTTCCTGCAAATTCTCTTGTGCTATCATTATTTCAAAACAAAACAGGAGATCAAACGGGTGTTTCTCCAACATATACAGCGACAAACAATACAGTTCTAAATCCTGGTGAATCTTTATTATTTAAAAGAGGATCCTCTAGCCTTATTACAAATGTTAATGCACCATCAATAGTAGATACTAACATAACAAGACTTTGGGATGGAAATGATATTTTAACACTCTCTACAGCTAAAAACAACTTAACTTGGGAAAGTAAAACAGATGTAATTAATAGCATAACCAACAATACAGGCTATGTAAGAATAGATAGTGTTATAGAACCTAATGCAACGTATACAGCTTCTGAATGGGTAGCTTTTGTTGATGATAATTTAGACCCTTATAGAGATTTAGCCAATGGTGGTCCAGAAAGACATCCTCATGATCCTTTATATTCAGAAATTGCAACCTCAAACACAGAAGCAAATACTCTTTTAGGTTTACACAGAACAAAACTTACAGCAAGAACAAATGGAGCTTGGAATAACGGTTTTCCAGATAGAAGTAGAAATGTACATATAAATCAACATTACAATCATACTGGAGTTAGATTAAGTGCTAGAGAGTTGTTAGTTCAAAATAATAAAAATTTAACAATAGATAATAATCTTTTAGTAGTTACTAATGACATTGAACTTAGGTTTACTAATGATCAAATACGATTAGTTGGAAATTCTCAATTAATCCAAACGCATACAGATGCTACAAAAATTACTGGTGATGGAAAATTGTATATAGATCAAAATTCTGAAGTACCAAGTAAATACAGATATAACTATTTAAGTTCTCCTGTTAACACAGTTGGTAGTAGTACTTTTTCTATTGAAGATGTATTAAAAGACGGAACTAATCCTACTTCTTTTTCTGGTACTCCTGGAAATAATATGGCACAAGACATCACTTTTGTAGGTGGATATGATGGTAACACCTCCTCTCCTATTGCAATTGCTGATTATTGGATTTATACCTATGCAAGTGGTGATGGTGGAAGATCTAACTGGTCTAGAAAAGGAAAAGCTGGAGATATACCCCAAACAGATGGTTTTACATTTAAAGGGCCTGGACAAGCACAGAATTATACATTCTCTGGTACGCCTAAAGATGGTAACCTTCCAACGGCTATTGGTGCAAACGAATCATACTTAGTGGGGAATCCTTATGCTTCTGCAATGAGTGCTAAAAAGTTTATTGAAGATAATATAGATGCTATAGATGGTACCTTATATTTCTGGCAACATGCTGGTGAAGAAGATACTTCTACTGATACAAGCGGTCATAATTTTGCTGGTTATGTAGGTGGATATTCTACAAGAAATATTTCTATGGGATTATCTGCAGATCAGGTAACTTCTAATGATAATAGTGATGACTCTACACCTTCTTTAGGGAGTGGTAGTTATACAGCTCCTAAGCCTTATATTGCTGTAGGGCAAGGTTTCTTTATTAGTGGAGATACTGATGGCGGTGCAATTACTTTTAACAATAGTCAAAGAGAATATAAGACAGAAGGAACAGAATCTGTTTTCTTTAGAACTGCAAGTGCAGCTAAAAAAGTAACCAAAGTTAGAAAGAACACTTTACCAATTATAAAGCTTGGATTAGATTATAAAGATCAAAATGATGCTGGTTTACACAGACAGATTGGTATTTCTTTCAATAAGAATAACACCTTTGCTTCAGACAAGGGATACGACTCTAAAGTATATGTAGAAAGTAATACAGATTTCTATTGGAAATTTGATGAAGATGAAAACAAGTATGCTATTGCTGGTGTGCAAGCTATTACTCCAGAATTAGAAGTTCCTTTAGAGCTTGTTGTAGAAAATGCTGGTGAGTTAACTATTAAGATTGATGAATGGCAATACATTAATAGAAACGTATTCTTAAAAGATATAGAAAACGACACTATATATAAACTTAATGATTCTAAAGCAACTTTAAATTTAGCTTCTGGAACCTATACTGATCGATTTGCTCTTGCTTTTGATAGTGAAAATGAAGATGAAGCTACAAAAGAAACTAAAAACCCTTTAAAGGTATTCTATAACAAGAAGAACAACAGAATTGTAGTTGTTAAAAAAGATAAAATTAAAGTTAAACAAGTTTCATTGTTTAGAATTAATAGTAGAAAAGTACAAAATTGGAATATTAAAAAGCAACGTAATAAGTTTAAACTTAAACTAAGAAAAAAGTTTAGCAAAGGATTATATGTTGTAAAAATTAAAACCAATAAAGGAATTATAAATAAGAAAATTGTTATAAAAAATTAA